From Halorussus lipolyticus:
CGCACGGCCGACCTCACGACAACAGCCGAGGGTCGTGACCCGGACGTACTCGTCGTCGGACATCTCCTCGCGGTGAATCTGGCGACCCACCTTCTCGAGGATGTCGCGGCGCTCGTCGCGCTCCTGTTTCAGGAAATTCCGGACGTTCGAGACCGTCGAGGACTCGATGGGCGGGGTCCGGACGACTTCGGGCGTCCAGCCGACTTCTTGGGTAATCTCTCGGAGGGTCGAACCGTGCTTGCCGATGACCATGCCGGGCTTTTCGGCCTCGATGACGACCTCTCCCGTGTCGGCGTGGAAGTCGAGGTCGGTGACGCCGGCCTCCTCGGGGATAACGTCCATAATGTCCTCTCGGGCGTCCTTCGGCCGAGACAGCACGTCCGGGTCGGGCCGGACCGTGATGCGCTTGCGAAGTTGACTGGCCAACTTTCGGATGAGGTCGCCGTTCCGGGCGAATTTCTTCGGGTCGCGCGTGTAGACGACCAGTTCCGGGCCTTCGTACTTCACGTCCGATACCGAGATGTCGCTCGGTAACTCGCTCGTAATCTCTGCTCGCAGGTCCTCTAATTGCTGGTCTACTTTACTCATAGTGAAAAAGTGGTTCCGTTGTCGTTCTCCGCATCGTCCCGTCTGGCCCGTCCGGTCCGACGCCACCGCAGGCTAACTGCTCACGGTCGCGTGTCGGACCGGTCGGGATGCCATCAGGACTACGATGCAGAGTACAGCACAGCATAGGTTTCGCTTCTCCGCGGGATACGATAACTCGCGCGTCGGCGAGTCGTCCACGCCCCCGGAACAACCGGGGCGGACCGGACGCTCACTCGGGGACGCAGGAAAACCCGCTTATCCGGCATTAGTTCCTGATATTATAAAAGCCTTCTCAAAATGCGCAAACCCAAGCCCGTGGCCGCCGTTTGGCCGGACATGCGACTGACTCCTCAGCGAGTCGCCGACGAGTACGAGTGGGTCCGGAGTCGGGCCGACGTGGTGGTGCCGCTGATAAACGACGTGCGCGAGGACCTCGGCGACCTGTTCGACACCGAGGTCGATTCCGTGACCGAGGAGACCTACCGCGAGGAAGTAGACGCCGTTTTCGCCGACGGGGACCGGGCGGTCAACCTCGCTGGACTGGTGGTCCTCCTCCGGGAACTCGACGTGGAGGGCGACTATCCGGGGTTCGTGGTGGACGAGATGTTAGGCCGGGAACTCGCGGGAACCATCGCCGGGACCCAACCCCTCCGCTTGCTGGGCGAGGCCACCTTTCACTACGCCGACGTGAGCGTTCACGCCGAGGAGGACCGCCAGACTGCCGGGGCCGACGACCTTGACGCCGCCCTCGCCGCCGGGTTCCAGACTCGACTGCCGGGGTGGGACTGGCAGGAGGGAGAGAGTCCCTTCGCTATCGACCGGAAGTAGGATGGAAATTCCAGCGAAATCGCCGGCATCGAGGTTCGACAAGCCGAACGCAGGCCGACCAAAACGCGAGTTCCGCCTGACGGACCAACCGCCGGTTTGGGTGGACTGAAAGGGGCCGGTCGGCCGCGTACAGTTCAGTCGCTGTGGTGGCTCTATTCGCGGCGGGCGGTGTCTCGCCGAACGGAGTGAGGTCGTTCGAAAGGCGAAGCCTTTCGTGATCACGAAAATCTCCGATTTTCGGACGACGATGGCTTGGAAGACGCGGGTTGTCTTCCAGTGCTGAGAGCCGCGAATATCCGCCACAGCGACCGCGGCCGACCGGGGGCTTTCTAAACGCACTTCGCCGTGCTTCCGGTGGTCGTTTTCGTCGCCGTTCCTGCCTACCGGTCTCTCGATGATTCAATTACTCGCTTTCGTCCGAAACCTCGTCGCCCTCCCAGCCTTCGACGTACACCTGTTCGTCGTCTACACCTTGGTCGCCGAGATACTCCTGCGTCTCGACCACCATCTCGGGCACGCCGCAGATGTAGAAGTCCCGGTCGCCGAAGTCGTCCAGATAGTCGTCGAGGAGGTCCTGCACGTGGCCCTCGGGTCCCGACCAGTCGTCGTCGGCCTCCGAGAGGACGTAGACGACCTCCAGATTCTCGTGTTGGGCTTCGAGTTGGTCCAGCGTCTCCCGATAGAAGATGTGCTGTTGGTCCTTCTCGCCGAAGAAGAAGGTGGCCTGTCCGGTCCCCTCCTCGACGTACTGCTTGACCATCGCCATCATCGGCGTGATGCCGGTTCCGGTCGAGACGAACGCCACGTCCGAGTCGAGATTTCGGAGGGAGAGATTTCCGTCTAGCTCCTCGATGTCGATGGTGTCGCCGGGCGTCCGCTCGTGCATCCACGTCGAGGCCACGCCGCCGGGGTACCGCTTGATGGCGAGCGTGATTTTCCGGGTACCGGGGAGCGCAGTCGAGGTGTAGGGACGGACGACCTCCTCGTCTTCGTCGCCGTCCTCACCGCTTTCCCCCTTCGTTGCTTTCGCTTTCTGGTTCATTCTTTTCACTTTCTCTCTCGTTGCTTTCACCCTCTCCATCGTTGTCCTCGTCGTCGGCCGCCGGACTCTCCGCTCGCGGGAAGTGGACGTGCGTGTGCTGGCCGGGGTCGAACTCGAATGCGTCGTCCGCTTCGAGGACGAACTGCTTGACGTTCGGTGTCATCTGGTGGACGGACGTGACCGTGACCTCGTGGAGGTCGCTCATGGTGATTCGAAGGTGGTACGCCGGGCGGCCGGATAACTCGGGCGGCCGAGCAATCGTCCCGATTTATCAGTTGGCGGTTCGATTGCCGACACATGCAGTCCGCGACCCTCTGTTACCTCTTGCGACCCGAGGAGAAGGAGGTCCTCCTCATCCGAAAGAAGCGCGGCCTCGGCGAAGGCCTCTACCTCGGCCCCGGCGGCAAGGTCGAGGAGGACGAGACCCCCCGCGAGTGCGTCGTCCGCGAAGTCGAGGAGGAAATCGGCGTCACGCCTCGCGACCCCGAGAAGGTCGGCGAGTTTCGATTCGTGATGGGTGACGACTCCGGGATGTTCGCCCACGTCTTCCGGGCCGAGGAGTTCTCGGGCACGCCCGAGGAGTCCTCGGAGGCCGACCCCGAGTGGTTCGACTACGATTCGCTCCCCTACGACCAGATGTGGGATGACGACCGGTATTGGATGCCCCATCTCCTCGACGGCGAGACCTTTGCGGGCGAGTTCGTCTTCGATGAAGATGGCGACGAACTCCGGGACTGGGAAGTCGAAACCGGTGTCCGGGAAGTCGATGCGGCCGAGTCATTTTAGGTGAGGATATTTCCCGTACATACGTTTATACGTCAAAACGAAGCTAAATCGGGCTATGAGAAGTACCGGTAGCGGCGACGACCTGTGGACGCGAAGGTTGGGTAATGAGTAACGAAGACCGCGTTCGCCGGGCACAACTTGCAAGGACAGAGGCCAGAGAAACTATCGCCGAACAGACGGCAAAACTTTCGGACATCAACGAGAAGGCGGTTCAGATATTTCGACTGAACATCGTAGTCGTCGGTATACTGATTAGCGGGATTTCTCTTTCAATCCGGTCAGAGGTGGTCACCGCGTCGGCGCTGTCGAATCCGTTTATCGAGTTTGGGGTCGGGTTGCTATTCAGCTCAATCGTCTTTGCCTCTGTAACTTATACCTCGACTCGCGGCGAAATCGGTGTCAATCCAGACGACGTGACCGACCGAATTCTCGAAGATCGGTTTGACTACGACCTCGTTGAGGAGGGACTGGCGGAAGCGTACGCGACGTGGATTCAGGAGAACTACCGAGCGAACACTAAAAATGCACTCTTGTTCACACTCACGCTTCTGACGACCGTGACGGGGATTTGCTATCTGCTTCTTGGTGCAGTTGAAGTATATACTGCACCGCTCCCGTGGCACACTAACCTCTGGGGCCTCACGTTGTTCGTACTCCTCGGAAAACTGAGCGGGCTTCCGGGACAGCTTCGAAGATGGCGAAAGATGGCGAATCCGGAGAACAGTATTCGTTCGTGGTCGAAGCGGATTTTCGATGGGATAGACAGAAGCGAATCGTAGTCAGGGCAAACCTATTTCCGAGATTACGCACAACTGGTAATCGTGACTAACGAAGACGACAGAGAGAAGCCCGATTTCGAGGGACAGACCGTATTCAACGGTGACTTCGACGAGGAGGACGACTAAAAAAGAGGTCGTCCGGACTCCGCACTCATGTCGCGTTCTGCGAATCTCCCGCGTCTACTCGGACTCGTCTGAACCCTTGCCATAGCTTCATCGCATTTAAGACCACATCGAAGAAACTGCTACCCAATGAGCGACAACGAGCAGGAACTCGGCATCACCGAGCGCAAAGAGTACTCGCCCGGCGACTGGTACGCGGAGGTCGTCAAGAAGGCCGAACTCGCCGACTACGCCCCCATGGGCGGGTTCATCGTCACCCGGCCCCGGGGGTACGCCCTCTGGGAGGGGATTCAGGACTACCTCGACGAGCGGTTCAAATCCACCGGCGCGCAGAACGCCTACTTCCCCGCGCTCATCCCCGAGAGCTACCTCGAACGCGAGAGCGACATCGTGGAGGGCTTCGACCCCGAGGTGGCGTGGGTCACCCACGGCGGCCACGAGGAGCTAGAGGAACGCCTCGCCTTCCGGCCCACCAGCGAGTCCATCATCACGCCGTTCATGAGCGAGTGGGTTCGAAGCCACCGCGACCTGCCCATGCGCCTCAACCAGTGGTGTAGCGTCATCCGGTGGGAGGCCACCGAGACCAAGCCCTTCTTCCGCACCAAGGAGTTCCTCTGGCAGGAAGGCCACACCGCCCACACCACCGAGGACGAGGCGTGGGACGAGACGATGACCCGCCTCGACCAGTACGAAGACCTCTACGAGGACGTGCTGGCCATCCCGGTCCTCCGGGGCCGCAAGCCCGAACACGACAAGTTCCCCGGTGCCCACACCACCACGACCGTCGAGGCCCTGATGCCCGACGGCAAGTCGGTGCAGGGTGGCACTTCCCACTACCTCGGGCAGGGCTTCGCCGAGGCCTACGACCTGACCTACACCGACGAGGACGAGGAGGAGTCGGTCGCTCACACGACCTCGTGGGGTCTCTCGTGGCGCGCAATCGGCGCGCTCATCATGACCCACTCCGACGACCAAGGCTTCGTCTGCCCGCCCAAACTCGCCCCCGAACAGGTCGTCATCGTCCCCATCTGGAACGAGGACAACCAAGAGGAGGTCCTCGATTACGCCGAGGACGTGACCGAGGACCTCGAAGACGCTGGCGTCCGCGTCGAACTCGACGACCGCGACGAGCGCAATCCCGGCTTCAAGTTCAACGAGTGGGAACTGAAGGGCGTCCCCGTCCGTATCGAAATCGGCCCCAACGAGGTCGAAGACGAGGAACTCACCGTGGTCCACCGCCCCGACGGCGAGGACACCGTGGAGGACCGCGAGAACGTCGCCGAGACGGTCGAGAGCCACTTCGAGCAGGTGTACGCTAAACTCTACGACGCCGCCAAGGAGAATCTGGACGAGAACGTCCGCGAGGCCTACGAGACCTCCCAAATCCTCGGCACCATCGGCCAGCACGGCGGCTACGTCAAGGCCCCGTGGTGCGGCGACGAGGCCTGCGAAACGGTCGTCAAGGAGGAGATTGCGGCCGAAATCGTGATGGTCCCGATGGACCGCGACGAGGACCCCATCGGCGACGAGTGTGCGGTCTGTGGCGACGAGGCCTGCGAGACGGCCTACTTCGCCAAGTCGTACTGAACTGCGCCTTTCGTCTACTCCCTTCTCCCCGCGAGTCCGAGGCCCGCCAGCAGACCGACCAGCGCCGCGCCGACGCCGAATCCCGGAACGTCCCCTTGGGGGTAGGGCGTCCGAGTCTCGACGGTGGTCGCGGTAGTCGAATCGGTCGTGGCAGTCGAATCGGTCGCGGTAGTCAAATCGGTGGTCCGTCGGGTCGTCTCGGTGGTCGTGGTCGTCTCGCGTTCGACGGTGAACTCGACCGAATCGGAAACGACGCTCCCGTTCTCGGCGTAGGGTTCGCCGAGCGTATCGCCGGGACCGGCGCGATGGGCGACCACGACGAGCGTCGCGTTCGACTCCAGCGCGGGACCGTAGTCCACGAACTGGCCGAACTCGTCGTCGGGCGTGAGGTACTGCGAGCGGGTGATGACCTCGCCGTCGGCCGACCCGCGATGGACCGCGAGATAGCCGCCGTGCGAGAGGCGGGCGTCCTCGACCAGCACGCCCTGCGCGGTCAGTCCTCGCTCGGTCAGGTTCACCGCGGCGTCGAGGAGGCGGACGCTCGCCGGGACGGTGGCGTCGTGGGGATAGTGGTCGAGGAGAGAATCGCCATCGTGGCCGACCCACACCTCGACGTTCGACCCTGCGGGGACGCCGCTCAGGTAGAAGTCGGCCGCGAACCGGCCCGCGGTCTCGGTGCCGTTCCGGACGCGAACCGTCTCCGACCGGATTTCACCGTCGGGACCGCGGACCTCGACCGTCACGCGGTGGCCGGGTGCGAGGGTCGTCCTGCCCGAAACCGTCTGGTTCGGTCCCGGCGCGAGGAGAACCCGGTCGGTCTCGTCGGGCGCGTCGAGGGTGGCCTCGGCGTCCTCGATTCGGAACTCAGTCGTCGCGGTCTCTCGGTCGCCGTCGGTCACCGCCGACGATTTTCGGAGGGTGAAGTTAGCGACGTGCCCGCCCCACGGACGCCGGTTGTTCGCGGGTGTGCCGCCGTCGCCGTCGGTGACGTTCACCTCGCTGGTTTCGACGGCGAGGTAGTACGAATCGTTTCGCGGGTCGGGGACGACCGAGACGGCGCTGTGGTCGGTCACGTCGAGGTAGGCCCGTTGCTGTTCGGGACCGGGCAGGTCGTAGACGTCCAGCGAGGCCCCGCTTCGGTTCAGGAAGGCGACGAACCGGGCCGTGGCGTTCGGCCCCTCCTCGGCGGCAATCGCGCCCGCCAGTCCCGACGCCCGGAGTTCGAGGACCAGCGTGTCGTTTCGCGCGACGACCGCGCTCCGGGTCAGATTGCCGGAGTCCTCGGCCTCGCGGAGGTCGCGCAGGCCCGAGAGGTCGGCGGAACCGGTCGCTGTCCACGTCCGGAGGCCGTGGACCGAGACCGTCGCGTTGGCGCTCTGGTCGGTCGAAGTGGTGACGTTCGCCTCCTCGTCTGCCGACGCAGATTCGGCGGTCGAGGAGTCCGCGACCGAAGTGGAGACCGTCGCGGACGGCGGTTCGGCGGTCGCACCGACTGCGGTCGCCGGGACCGCGGCGGTCACGAGCAGGATGACTACCAATCCGGACAACAGTCGCCGGTGGAGGACGGGAGACATACCTCCGATTGCTAACTAGTCGGGAAAATGCTTTGTGATGGAATCCGGGCGGTCCTCGCGGCAACTCCTCCCCGATCCGAGACAGCTATACAATCTCTAAAGAAATAATAGAGATTGCTTCGGAAATGCTTTGATTTCTTTGTGGGCGCTCGTCGGACTACTCGCTCTCGTGAGGGACCGACATGACGACGGCCTCGCCGGAAATCACCTGCTCGGCGTCCCCGCCCTCAGATTCCTCGTCCTCGGCCTCCGCAACCGTCTCGACGCGCAGTCGGTCGTCACCG
This genomic window contains:
- a CDS encoding ferredoxin--NADP reductase — protein: MNQKAKATKGESGEDGDEDEEVVRPYTSTALPGTRKITLAIKRYPGGVASTWMHERTPGDTIDIEELDGNLSLRNLDSDVAFVSTGTGITPMMAMVKQYVEEGTGQATFFFGEKDQQHIFYRETLDQLEAQHENLEVVYVLSEADDDWSGPEGHVQDLLDDYLDDFGDRDFYICGVPEMVVETQEYLGDQGVDDEQVYVEGWEGDEVSDESE
- a CDS encoding 8-oxo-dGTP diphosphatase; translated protein: MQSATLCYLLRPEEKEVLLIRKKRGLGEGLYLGPGGKVEEDETPRECVVREVEEEIGVTPRDPEKVGEFRFVMGDDSGMFAHVFRAEEFSGTPEESSEADPEWFDYDSLPYDQMWDDDRYWMPHLLDGETFAGEFVFDEDGDELRDWEVETGVREVDAAESF
- the proS gene encoding proline--tRNA ligase, producing the protein MSDNEQELGITERKEYSPGDWYAEVVKKAELADYAPMGGFIVTRPRGYALWEGIQDYLDERFKSTGAQNAYFPALIPESYLERESDIVEGFDPEVAWVTHGGHEELEERLAFRPTSESIITPFMSEWVRSHRDLPMRLNQWCSVIRWEATETKPFFRTKEFLWQEGHTAHTTEDEAWDETMTRLDQYEDLYEDVLAIPVLRGRKPEHDKFPGAHTTTTVEALMPDGKSVQGGTSHYLGQGFAEAYDLTYTDEDEEESVAHTTSWGLSWRAIGALIMTHSDDQGFVCPPKLAPEQVVIVPIWNEDNQEEVLDYAEDVTEDLEDAGVRVELDDRDERNPGFKFNEWELKGVPVRIEIGPNEVEDEELTVVHRPDGEDTVEDRENVAETVESHFEQVYAKLYDAAKENLDENVREAYETSQILGTIGQHGGYVKAPWCGDEACETVVKEEIAAEIVMVPMDRDEDPIGDECAVCGDEACETAYFAKSY
- a CDS encoding BGTF surface domain-containing protein — protein: MSPVLHRRLLSGLVVILLVTAAVPATAVGATAEPPSATVSTSVADSSTAESASADEEANVTTSTDQSANATVSVHGLRTWTATGSADLSGLRDLREAEDSGNLTRSAVVARNDTLVLELRASGLAGAIAAEEGPNATARFVAFLNRSGASLDVYDLPGPEQQRAYLDVTDHSAVSVVPDPRNDSYYLAVETSEVNVTDGDGGTPANNRRPWGGHVANFTLRKSSAVTDGDRETATTEFRIEDAEATLDAPDETDRVLLAPGPNQTVSGRTTLAPGHRVTVEVRGPDGEIRSETVRVRNGTETAGRFAADFYLSGVPAGSNVEVWVGHDGDSLLDHYPHDATVPASVRLLDAAVNLTERGLTAQGVLVEDARLSHGGYLAVHRGSADGEVITRSQYLTPDDEFGQFVDYGPALESNATLVVVAHRAGPGDTLGEPYAENGSVVSDSVEFTVERETTTTTETTRRTTDLTTATDSTATTDSTTATTVETRTPYPQGDVPGFGVGAALVGLLAGLGLAGRRE